One Massilia sp. 9096 genomic window carries:
- a CDS encoding cobalamin-binding protein, translating to MKTSPFLAALAVSAIGLPIAAHAAPVTVKDDDGNTVTLQKPAQRVISLAPHVTELLFAAGGASRVVGVVSYSDFPEAAKKIPQIGSNRELDLERIMALKPDLIVAWRHGGSERQIEMVRKLGVPMFHSDPQKLEDIPDSVARLGQLMGTDTAARPAADGLRNQLTDLRKRYANRPVVRSFYQVWDKPLYTLSGRHIVSDALRLCGGENIFAKLEVTAPVVGVEAVLQENPEAIFATAEKNYGGVSMWKAYPTLTAVRNDNLFTIDGQLLNRAGPRMIAGTAQLCEKLELARSHRAK from the coding sequence ATGAAGACATCTCCGTTCCTGGCGGCGCTGGCCGTATCGGCCATCGGCCTGCCGATCGCTGCGCATGCCGCGCCGGTCACCGTGAAGGACGACGACGGCAACACGGTCACGCTGCAAAAGCCGGCCCAGCGCGTGATCTCGCTGGCGCCGCACGTCACCGAGCTGCTGTTCGCGGCGGGCGGCGCAAGCCGCGTGGTCGGCGTGGTGTCGTACAGCGATTTTCCGGAAGCGGCCAAGAAGATCCCGCAGATCGGGTCGAACCGCGAGCTCGACCTGGAACGCATCATGGCGCTCAAGCCCGACCTGATCGTCGCGTGGCGCCACGGCGGGTCGGAGCGGCAGATCGAAATGGTGCGCAAGCTCGGCGTACCAATGTTTCACAGCGATCCGCAAAAGCTCGAGGATATTCCCGACAGCGTCGCCAGGCTCGGTCAGCTGATGGGCACCGATACGGCGGCGCGCCCGGCTGCGGATGGGCTGCGCAACCAGCTCACCGACCTGCGCAAGCGCTACGCGAACCGTCCGGTCGTGCGCAGCTTTTATCAGGTCTGGGACAAGCCGCTGTACACGCTGAGCGGCCGCCACATCGTCAGCGATGCGCTGCGCCTGTGCGGCGGCGAGAACATCTTTGCCAAACTCGAAGTGACCGCGCCGGTGGTCGGCGTCGAGGCCGTGCTGCAGGAGAATCCGGAAGCGATCTTCGCGACCGCCGAGAAGAACTATGGCGGCGTGAGCATGTGGAAGGCCTATCCGACCTTGACCGCGGTCCGCAACGACAACCTGTTCACGATCGACGGGCAGCTGCTCAACCGCGCCGGGCCGCGCATGATCGCCGGGACCGCGCAGCTGTGCGAAAAGCTCGAGCTGGCGCGCAGCCACCGCGCCAAGTGA
- the cobD gene encoding threonine-phosphate decarboxylase CobD, producing MLEHGGKLREARLRYGGDDWIDLSTGVNPVGYPVAPPAPEAWHRLPEPDPALLRAACDYYGAPRLLPVAGTQAAIQALPRLRAPARVSVSAPSYAEHSHHWARHGHVMRAVTYGELDDAVRDSDVVVVVNPNNPTGATVAPERLLAWHAELAARGGWLIVDQAFGDTDRALSVAAHADQPGLVVLHSIGKFFGLAGLRLGFVAAESSLLAALDDLLGPWAVSGPAQQAALAALRDQEWQQATALRLHRDGERMRALLREHDIRASGSPLFHWWAQEQPEAFHEHMARHAIWVRLLRDAGRGIRLGLPAVDAEWARLEHALRQWTHR from the coding sequence ATGCTTGAACACGGCGGCAAGCTGCGCGAAGCGCGCCTGCGCTATGGCGGCGACGACTGGATCGATCTCTCCACCGGCGTCAATCCGGTCGGCTATCCGGTCGCGCCGCCTGCGCCGGAGGCCTGGCATCGCCTGCCGGAGCCCGACCCCGCGCTGCTGCGGGCCGCCTGCGATTACTATGGCGCGCCGCGCCTGCTCCCGGTGGCCGGGACCCAGGCGGCGATCCAGGCCCTCCCTCGCCTGCGCGCGCCCGCGCGCGTGAGCGTGTCCGCGCCTTCGTACGCGGAGCACAGCCATCACTGGGCGCGCCACGGCCACGTGATGCGCGCCGTAACCTACGGCGAGCTGGACGACGCGGTGCGCGACAGCGACGTGGTGGTGGTCGTCAACCCGAACAATCCCACCGGCGCCACGGTCGCGCCGGAACGGCTGCTCGCCTGGCATGCCGAGCTGGCCGCGCGCGGCGGCTGGCTGATCGTCGACCAGGCCTTCGGCGACACGGACCGGGCGCTGAGCGTGGCAGCGCATGCCGACCAGCCCGGGCTGGTCGTGCTGCACTCGATCGGAAAATTTTTTGGCCTGGCGGGGCTGCGCCTCGGCTTCGTCGCGGCGGAATCGTCGCTGCTGGCGGCGCTGGATGATCTGCTCGGACCATGGGCAGTCAGCGGCCCGGCCCAGCAGGCGGCGCTGGCGGCGCTGCGCGATCAGGAATGGCAGCAGGCGACCGCGCTGCGCCTGCATCGCGACGGCGAACGCATGCGTGCGCTGCTGCGCGAGCACGATATTCGCGCGTCCGGCTCGCCGCTGTTTCACTGGTGGGCGCAGGAGCAGCCGGAAGCCTTTCACGAACACATGGCGCGCCACGCGATCTGGGTGCGGCTGTTGCGCGACGCCGGGCGCGGCATCCGTCTCGGCCTGCCTGCGGTTGACGCCGAGTGGGCACGTCTCGAACACGCATTACGACAATGGACTCATCGATGA
- the cbiB gene encoding adenosylcobinamide-phosphate synthase CbiB, translating into MLTGLPPLTLALLMAAGVALDVLLGEARRWHPLVGFGNLALWLERRLNRGGWRIGRGLLGWLLAVGPLSVLAWLACQSGGLAVHALLLYFCLGLRSLRDHALPIGAALAAGDLPEARRLTARIVSRDTTQACEPDLARAGAESVLENGNDAVFGALFWFLVGGGAGALLFRLANTLDAMWGYRTQRFNLFGRVAARIDDVLNYVPARLTALSYVVLASNAGQRRAWHCWRTQARHWSSPNAGPVMASGAGALGVSLGGPALYDGELETRPSLGMGPQPRGADIGRAWKLVMRTTLLWVFAALALAALLSLPLWGKAGHA; encoded by the coding sequence GTGCTGACCGGTTTGCCGCCGCTGACGCTGGCGTTGTTGATGGCGGCCGGCGTCGCGCTCGATGTGCTGCTGGGCGAAGCACGGCGCTGGCACCCGCTGGTCGGCTTCGGCAACCTGGCGCTCTGGCTGGAGCGGCGCTTGAACCGCGGCGGCTGGCGCATCGGGCGCGGCCTGCTCGGCTGGCTGCTGGCGGTCGGGCCCTTGAGCGTGCTGGCCTGGCTGGCTTGCCAGTCGGGTGGGCTGGCGGTGCATGCGCTGCTGCTCTACTTTTGCCTCGGCCTGCGCAGCCTGCGCGACCATGCCTTGCCGATCGGCGCGGCGCTGGCCGCCGGCGACCTGCCTGAAGCGCGCCGGCTGACCGCGCGCATCGTCAGCCGCGATACCACCCAGGCATGCGAGCCTGACCTGGCGCGCGCCGGCGCCGAGTCGGTGCTCGAGAACGGCAACGATGCGGTGTTCGGCGCGTTGTTCTGGTTCCTGGTCGGCGGCGGCGCCGGCGCCCTGCTGTTCCGCCTGGCGAACACGCTCGATGCGATGTGGGGCTATCGCACGCAACGCTTCAACCTGTTCGGCCGCGTCGCCGCGCGCATCGACGATGTGCTCAACTACGTGCCGGCGCGGCTGACCGCGCTGTCGTACGTCGTGCTGGCTTCAAACGCCGGGCAGCGGCGCGCCTGGCATTGCTGGCGCACGCAGGCGCGTCACTGGAGCAGCCCGAACGCGGGGCCGGTGATGGCCAGCGGCGCCGGTGCGCTCGGGGTCAGCCTCGGTGGGCCGGCGCTGTATGACGGCGAGCTGGAGACGCGCCCTTCCCTGGGCATGGGTCCGCAGCCGCGTGGCGCCGACATCGGGCGTGCGTGGAAGCTGGTCATGCGCACCACCCTGTTGTGGGTGTTTGCCGCGCTGGCGCTTGCCGCGCTGCTGTCGCTGCCGCTGTGGGGGAAGGCTGGACATGCTTGA
- the cobU gene encoding bifunctional adenosylcobinamide kinase/adenosylcobinamide-phosphate guanylyltransferase → MTRTLILGGARSGKSALAERLARDSGKEVVYLATSQAGDAEMASRIAHHRARRPEQWQTVEEPSALAARLGELCRPGCIVLVDCLTLWLSNLMFSTHQDHPDVGPIELTALFLDERMALMKWLETPAEGEVIFVSNEIGLGVVPFGAISRAFVDEAGRLNQDVAARCDKVVFVAAGLPLTLKGPAC, encoded by the coding sequence ATGACGCGCACCCTGATCCTGGGCGGCGCGCGCTCGGGAAAAAGCGCGCTGGCCGAGCGCCTGGCGCGCGATTCTGGCAAGGAGGTCGTCTACCTGGCCACCTCGCAGGCCGGCGACGCCGAGATGGCGTCGCGCATCGCGCACCACCGCGCACGCCGGCCGGAGCAATGGCAAACGGTCGAAGAGCCGAGCGCGCTCGCAGCGCGCCTGGGTGAGCTTTGCAGACCGGGGTGCATCGTACTGGTCGACTGCCTGACCCTGTGGCTGAGTAACCTGATGTTCTCGACGCACCAGGATCATCCGGACGTCGGACCGATCGAGCTGACCGCCCTGTTCCTCGACGAGCGCATGGCGCTGATGAAGTGGCTCGAGACGCCGGCGGAAGGCGAAGTCATCTTCGTGTCGAACGAGATAGGCCTCGGTGTCGTGCCGTTCGGCGCCATCTCGCGCGCCTTCGTCGACGAAGCCGGGCGCCTGAACCAGGACGTTGCGGCACGCTGCGACAAGGTCGTGTTCGTGGCTGCCGGCTTGCCGCTGACGCTCAAAGGTCCGGCGTGCTGA
- a CDS encoding cobyrinate a,c-diamide synthase encodes MTQAGARMVLVSAIASGQGKTTVTAALARRCLDMGQRVRVFKVGPDFIDPMLLERASGAPVHTLDLWMVGLESCRRQLAAAAVDADVVLIEGVMGLYDGQPSAADLARSFDIPVLAVIDAGAMAQTAGAVVLGLRDYGPVRLAGVVANRVGSERHAQMVRDSLRGVPLLATLPKQAQKMPERHLGLVTPGEVEHIDTLLDTLADQLQLDDAAWDALAPQLPEQALPQEPAAPLLAGKTVAIARDAAFCFLYAANLDTLREMGARLVFFSPLLDEPVPGEADIVWLPGGYPELHGATLAGAGSWRESIRTAHAAGKPILAECGGMMAVAGSITDQDGRTWPMAGLLPGDVTMQKRLGALGAQGLATSHGLLRGHTFHYSRLDTPLTPSARTVKHPSGAEGEAVYRAGSLTATYFHAFFQSNPVAACDLLMGEAR; translated from the coding sequence ATGACACAGGCAGGTGCACGCATGGTGCTGGTGTCGGCGATCGCGTCAGGCCAGGGCAAGACCACGGTGACGGCCGCGCTGGCGCGCCGGTGCCTAGACATGGGGCAGCGCGTACGCGTGTTCAAGGTCGGCCCCGACTTCATCGACCCGATGCTGCTGGAGCGCGCCAGCGGGGCGCCGGTGCACACGCTCGATCTGTGGATGGTCGGACTCGAATCGTGCCGGCGCCAGCTCGCAGCCGCCGCGGTGGATGCCGACGTGGTGCTGATCGAAGGCGTGATGGGTCTGTACGACGGCCAGCCTTCGGCCGCCGACCTCGCGCGCAGCTTCGACATCCCGGTGCTGGCCGTGATCGACGCCGGCGCGATGGCGCAGACCGCGGGCGCCGTAGTGCTCGGCCTGCGCGATTACGGGCCGGTGCGCCTGGCCGGCGTGGTGGCCAACCGTGTCGGCAGCGAGCGCCACGCGCAGATGGTGCGCGATTCGCTGCGCGGCGTACCGCTGCTGGCCACGCTGCCCAAGCAGGCGCAGAAGATGCCCGAGCGCCACCTGGGCCTGGTGACACCCGGCGAAGTCGAGCACATCGACACGCTGCTCGATACGCTGGCCGACCAGCTGCAGCTCGACGATGCGGCGTGGGACGCGCTGGCGCCGCAACTGCCGGAACAGGCGCTGCCGCAGGAACCGGCTGCGCCGCTGCTGGCGGGGAAGACGGTGGCGATCGCGCGCGACGCGGCCTTCTGCTTCCTGTACGCGGCCAACCTCGACACGCTGCGCGAAATGGGCGCGCGCCTCGTGTTCTTTTCGCCGCTGCTCGACGAGCCGGTGCCTGGCGAGGCCGACATCGTCTGGCTGCCGGGCGGCTACCCCGAGCTGCACGGCGCGACGCTGGCCGGGGCAGGATCCTGGCGCGAATCGATCCGCACGGCCCACGCTGCGGGAAAACCGATCCTGGCCGAGTGCGGCGGGATGATGGCGGTGGCCGGTTCGATCACCGACCAGGATGGCCGCACCTGGCCGATGGCCGGTCTGCTGCCGGGTGATGTGACGATGCAGAAGCGCCTCGGCGCGCTCGGCGCCCAGGGCTTGGCCACGTCACACGGCCTGCTGCGCGGCCACACTTTCCACTATTCGCGGCTGGACACGCCGCTGACACCCAGCGCGCGCACGGTCAAGCATCCGTCCGGCGCCGAGGGCGAAGCCGTGTATCGCGCCGGCTCGCTGACCGCCACCTACTTCCACGCGTTTTTCCAATCGAATCCGGTGGCGGCGTGTGACCTGTTGATGGGAGAAGCGCGATGA
- the cobO gene encoding cob(I)yrinic acid a,c-diamide adenosyltransferase — translation MSDLNGSTLNERHRERMQRKKEIIDARIAAADKRIGIIIVNTGNGKGKSSSAFGMVARALGHGMKVGVVQFIKGAMSTGEELFLRRFPVEVSFHAMGEGYTWETQDRERDTAKAQEAWLQAKRFLADPDIGLVVLDELNIALKYRYLDVHTVIADLLDRPPMQHVVITGRAAPPELIEIADTVTEMQVVKHAFRAGIGAQAGTEW, via the coding sequence ATGAGTGACCTGAACGGATCGACCCTCAACGAGCGCCATCGCGAGCGCATGCAGCGCAAGAAGGAGATCATCGATGCGCGCATCGCCGCCGCCGACAAGCGCATCGGCATCATCATCGTCAACACCGGCAACGGCAAGGGCAAGAGCTCGAGCGCGTTCGGCATGGTCGCGCGCGCACTGGGGCACGGCATGAAGGTCGGCGTGGTCCAGTTCATCAAGGGTGCGATGTCGACCGGCGAAGAGCTGTTCCTGCGCCGCTTCCCGGTCGAGGTGAGTTTCCACGCGATGGGTGAAGGCTACACCTGGGAGACCCAGGACCGCGAGCGCGACACCGCCAAGGCCCAGGAAGCCTGGCTGCAGGCCAAGCGCTTCCTGGCCGATCCGGACATCGGCCTGGTCGTGCTGGACGAATTGAACATCGCGCTCAAGTACCGCTACCTCGACGTGCACACCGTGATCGCCGACCTGCTCGACCGCCCGCCGATGCAGCACGTGGTGATCACCGGCCGCGCGGCGCCGCCCGAGCTGATCGAGATCGCCGACACCGTCACCGAGATGCAGGTGGTGAAGCACGCTTTCCGGGCCGGCATCGGCGCGCAGGCCGGAACCGAATGGTGA
- a CDS encoding ABC transporter ATP-binding protein, translated as MSAIATQTLTLSVAGRVLVRALDWQAHAGECWSIVGRNGAGKSTLMRTLAGLRQPEAGSVIVQDRLLADWPLEDLARQRAYLAQSRHDAFAYRALDTVLAARHPYHADRYWEGGDDHEAAMRALDAMQAGHLAARDVRTLSGGERQRVAIAALLAQDTPLLLLDEPASALDLAHQVQAMSLLARLCREQGKTVIAIGHDLNLAYAVSTHALLLGADGDGGWFAGPVQEAMQPARLSHVLGHPLEALEHGGRRIFIPQEFQHE; from the coding sequence ATGAGCGCGATCGCCACACAAACCTTGACGCTGTCCGTCGCTGGCCGCGTGCTGGTGCGCGCGCTGGATTGGCAGGCGCACGCCGGCGAATGCTGGAGCATCGTCGGCCGCAACGGCGCCGGCAAGAGCACGCTGATGCGCACGCTGGCCGGCCTGCGCCAGCCGGAGGCCGGCAGCGTGATCGTACAGGACCGGCTTCTGGCCGACTGGCCGCTCGAGGACCTGGCGCGCCAGCGCGCCTACCTGGCGCAGTCGCGCCACGACGCGTTCGCCTACCGTGCGCTCGACACCGTGCTGGCCGCCCGTCACCCCTACCACGCCGACCGCTATTGGGAAGGCGGCGACGACCACGAGGCGGCCATGCGCGCGCTTGATGCGATGCAGGCCGGGCACCTGGCCGCGCGCGACGTGCGCACGCTGTCCGGCGGCGAGCGCCAGCGCGTTGCGATCGCCGCGCTGCTGGCCCAGGACACACCGCTGCTGCTGCTCGACGAGCCGGCCAGCGCGCTCGACCTGGCGCACCAGGTGCAGGCGATGTCGCTGCTGGCGCGCCTGTGCCGCGAGCAGGGCAAGACCGTGATCGCCATCGGCCATGACCTGAACCTGGCCTATGCGGTGTCGACCCATGCCCTGCTGCTGGGCGCCGATGGCGACGGCGGCTGGTTCGCCGGTCCCGTGCAGGAGGCCATGCAGCCTGCGCGGCTGAGCCATGTACTCGGCCATCCGCTCGAGGCCCTCGAGCACGGCGGCCGCCGTATTTTCATTCCCCAGGAGTTCCAGCATGAGTGA
- a CDS encoding iron ABC transporter permease, which produces MHAAPQAHRQRALLIVGALLLAALASLLVAGMTGSVAVHVAELPDALDQLLHGRQESLAASLLALRAGRALVAFVSGGALALAGVMMQALLRNPLADPYVLGISAGASVGALLALLLMCAAVTVDASALIGAVTVSMLLYLLARRDLRGGGAAEGGASQLLLTGVILSSACMALVTLMLSIAPDGQLRSMVFWMIGDLAGASPRLLPWVVLAGSLAYALHNARAMNVSALHAEAAATLGIRVGALRKGLFLVSGLLTASSVTSAGAIGFVGLIVPHACRFAFGPDHRVLAPSAVLAGGGFLVLCDTLARTVVAPVQLPVGAITALIGAPVFLYQLHRLRA; this is translated from the coding sequence ATGCACGCTGCCCCGCAAGCGCACCGCCAACGCGCCCTTCTGATCGTCGGGGCGCTGCTGCTCGCCGCATTGGCCAGCCTGCTGGTGGCCGGGATGACCGGTTCGGTCGCGGTGCACGTCGCCGAGCTGCCGGACGCATTGGACCAGCTGCTGCACGGCCGCCAGGAATCGCTCGCGGCTTCGCTACTGGCCTTGCGCGCCGGGCGCGCGCTGGTCGCTTTCGTCAGCGGCGGCGCGCTGGCGCTGGCCGGCGTCATGATGCAGGCGCTGCTGCGCAACCCCCTGGCCGACCCGTACGTGCTGGGCATCTCGGCCGGCGCCTCGGTCGGCGCGCTGCTGGCGCTGCTGCTGATGTGCGCCGCGGTCACGGTCGACGCGTCCGCACTGATCGGGGCGGTGACGGTGTCGATGCTGCTCTACCTGCTGGCGCGGCGCGACCTGCGCGGCGGCGGCGCGGCCGAGGGCGGCGCGTCGCAACTGCTCCTGACCGGCGTGATCCTCTCCTCGGCCTGCATGGCGCTGGTCACGCTGATGCTGTCGATCGCACCCGACGGGCAGCTGCGCAGCATGGTGTTCTGGATGATCGGCGACCTGGCCGGCGCCAGTCCGCGCCTGCTGCCCTGGGTGGTGCTGGCGGGGAGCCTCGCCTATGCGCTGCACAACGCGCGCGCGATGAACGTCTCCGCCCTGCATGCGGAAGCCGCGGCCACGCTCGGCATCCGCGTCGGCGCGCTGCGCAAGGGTTTGTTTTTGGTGTCCGGCCTGCTGACCGCGAGCTCGGTGACCAGTGCCGGCGCCATCGGTTTCGTCGGCCTGATCGTGCCGCACGCCTGCCGCTTCGCCTTCGGCCCCGACCACCGCGTACTGGCCCCGAGCGCGGTGCTGGCCGGCGGCGGCTTCCTGGTGCTGTGCGACACACTGGCGCGCACCGTGGTCGCGCCGGTGCAGCTGCCGGTGGGCGCGATCACTGCCCTGATCGGTGCGCCGGTGTTCCTGTATCAACTGCACCGGCTGCGTGCATGA
- a CDS encoding TonB-dependent receptor domain-containing protein yields MSFPVPRQTAAPSFALPLALLLASLFAAPCASAASASPDIAPADTVVVTATRTPQRADEVIADTVVIDDAEIARAGAGTVADVLRRQRGIEIVRNGGAGASTSVYLRGANSNQVVVLVDGVRIGSSTTGVASWNAIPLSTIERIEIVYGPLSSLYGADAIGGVVQIFTKKGSGAPAFSASAGGGSYGTRQGSASLNGSSGGEHALSYAITGEHETASGFSATRPGAFGYNPDDDGYRRNSVTGRVALQLAEGHELGAQFLQSRVRAQYDSSAASFDTHNIQDVDSYALFLNDRFLPNWRSSVQAARSFDKLGSFTSAAASGVSQLNTRQDELTWQNTIALGPDTVQVLANHRKEEVGSSSTAGLNRARITNSLAASYAMQRGPHLLDLSVRDDDSDYGSKTTGALGYGYELRKGLRATASLGTSFRAPTFNELYYPGYGLPANKPEKGRNLEAGLRYDLAGTELQANYYRNRVSDLIVSASPCPSPTITGSCAYNVDHALLEGLTLSAQHRLGDLRLRASADLQDPRDETTDKLLARRARRHATFAADYAIGRFDLGAELQASGARYDDAANRNRLGGYSLLNLYTDWRFTGDWSLLVRLDNAFDERYELARFYGTAGRSWFAALRYGFH; encoded by the coding sequence ATGAGCTTTCCGGTTCCACGCCAGACGGCAGCGCCTTCGTTCGCGCTGCCGCTCGCGCTTTTGCTGGCTTCCCTGTTTGCCGCGCCCTGCGCATCCGCCGCATCCGCATCGCCGGATATTGCCCCTGCCGACACCGTCGTCGTCACCGCCACCCGCACGCCGCAGCGCGCCGATGAAGTCATCGCCGACACGGTCGTGATCGACGACGCCGAGATCGCGCGCGCCGGCGCCGGCACCGTCGCCGACGTGCTGCGCCGCCAGCGCGGCATCGAGATCGTGCGCAACGGCGGCGCCGGCGCCAGCACCAGCGTCTACCTGCGCGGCGCCAACAGCAACCAGGTCGTGGTGCTGGTCGACGGCGTGCGCATCGGCTCCTCGACCACCGGCGTGGCCAGCTGGAATGCGATCCCGCTGTCGACGATCGAGCGCATCGAAATCGTCTACGGGCCATTGAGCTCGCTGTACGGCGCCGATGCGATCGGTGGCGTGGTGCAGATCTTCACCAAAAAAGGCAGTGGCGCGCCGGCCTTCAGCGCCAGCGCCGGCGGCGGCAGCTACGGCACGCGCCAGGGCTCGGCCAGCCTGAATGGGTCCAGCGGCGGCGAACATGCGCTCAGCTACGCGATCACCGGCGAGCACGAGACCGCGAGCGGCTTCTCGGCGACCCGTCCCGGCGCCTTCGGCTACAACCCGGACGACGATGGCTACCGGCGCAACAGCGTCACCGGCCGCGTGGCGCTGCAACTGGCCGAGGGCCACGAGCTCGGCGCCCAGTTCCTGCAAAGCCGCGTGCGCGCCCAGTACGACAGCAGCGCCGCCAGCTTCGATACCCACAACATCCAGGACGTCGACAGCTACGCGCTGTTCCTGAACGACCGCTTCCTGCCCAACTGGCGCAGCAGCGTGCAGGCCGCGCGCTCGTTCGACAAGCTGGGCAGCTTCACCAGCGCCGCCGCCAGCGGCGTCAGCCAGTTGAACACGCGCCAGGACGAGCTGACCTGGCAGAACACGATCGCGCTCGGTCCGGATACCGTGCAGGTGCTGGCCAACCATCGCAAGGAAGAAGTCGGGTCCAGCTCGACCGCCGGCTTGAACCGCGCGCGCATCACCAACTCGCTGGCCGCCTCCTACGCCATGCAACGCGGCCCGCACCTGCTGGACCTGAGCGTGCGCGACGACGACTCGGACTACGGCAGCAAGACCACCGGTGCGCTCGGCTACGGCTATGAATTGCGTAAAGGCCTGCGTGCGACTGCCAGCCTCGGCACCAGTTTCCGTGCGCCGACCTTCAACGAGCTGTACTACCCCGGCTACGGCCTGCCGGCCAACAAGCCGGAAAAGGGCCGCAACCTGGAGGCCGGCCTGCGCTACGACCTGGCCGGCACCGAACTGCAGGCGAACTATTATCGCAACCGCGTGAGCGACCTGATCGTCTCGGCCTCGCCCTGCCCTTCGCCAACCATCACCGGCAGCTGCGCCTACAACGTCGACCATGCGCTGCTCGAGGGCTTGACGCTGTCTGCCCAGCACCGCCTGGGCGACCTGCGCCTGCGCGCCAGCGCCGACCTGCAGGATCCGCGCGACGAGACCACCGACAAACTGCTGGCGCGCCGCGCGCGCAGGCACGCGACCTTCGCCGCCGACTATGCGATCGGCCGGTTCGACCTCGGCGCCGAGCTGCAGGCGTCAGGCGCGCGCTACGACGATGCCGCCAACCGCAACCGCCTCGGCGGCTATAGCCTGCTGAACCTGTACACTGACTGGCGCTTCACGGGCGACTGGTCGCTGCTGGTCCGCCTCGACAACGCCTTTGATGAGCGCTACGAACTGGCGCGCTTCTACGGCACGGCCGGGCGCAGCTGGTTCGCGGCGCTGCGCTACGGCTTTCATTAA
- a CDS encoding histidine phosphatase family protein, with protein sequence MKLHLVRHPRPLVGPGLCYGASDVPVADDELARACACLRGAALFDGAHDDLPVYASPLRRCADLAQALRPRRLRLDARLMEMDFGRWELQPWSTIARDEVDAWAADLLHYRPGGAENVLDVARRVAAFLDELRHSGAAQALLVCHAGTIRLLTQITRLTAGATLEQAALQAAQTPHQIEYGALLTLEV encoded by the coding sequence ATGAAGCTCCACCTCGTGCGCCATCCGCGCCCCCTGGTCGGCCCGGGCCTGTGCTACGGCGCAAGCGACGTGCCGGTCGCCGATGACGAACTCGCCCGCGCCTGCGCGTGCCTGCGCGGGGCCGCCCTGTTTGACGGCGCCCACGACGACCTGCCGGTCTACGCCAGCCCGCTGCGCCGCTGCGCGGACCTGGCCCAAGCCCTGCGGCCGCGCCGCCTTCGGCTCGACGCGCGCCTGATGGAGATGGACTTCGGCCGCTGGGAACTGCAGCCTTGGTCCACGATCGCGCGTGATGAAGTCGACGCCTGGGCCGCCGACCTGCTGCATTACCGTCCCGGCGGCGCCGAGAACGTGCTCGACGTCGCGCGCCGCGTGGCCGCCTTCCTTGACGAGCTGCGCCACAGCGGCGCCGCGCAAGCCCTGCTGGTGTGCCACGCCGGCACCATCCGCCTTCTCACGCAGATCACCCGGCTGACCGCCGGCGCAACGCTTGAACAGGCCGCACTGCAGGCCGCACAAACGCCGCACCAGATCGAGTACGGCGCCCTGCTGACGCTGGAAGTTTGA
- a CDS encoding adenosylcobinamide-GDP ribazoletransferase, producing the protein MQQVRLFFIALQFFTRLPIPAWVGFEASWLQHASRYFPLVGVVVGAIAAAVYFAAALVLPAPVAAVLSTAASIYITGAFHEDGFADTCDGLGGGLTRERALEIMKDSRVGAYGAIGIVCMLAAKLSALAMLPPHTAVAALLLAHPLSRLAATALIWKLEYVRGEGKAKPLAHQMTNAEFAIAALGAGLPAALLLATGWSAPLAILAAIASALAAALWLGRLFVRRLGGYTGDCLGAVQQLAEALIYVAILAALGHGAWPN; encoded by the coding sequence ATGCAGCAGGTCCGCCTGTTCTTCATCGCGCTGCAGTTCTTCACGCGCCTGCCGATCCCGGCCTGGGTCGGCTTCGAAGCCAGCTGGCTGCAGCACGCGTCGCGCTACTTCCCGCTGGTCGGCGTCGTGGTCGGCGCAATCGCGGCCGCCGTGTACTTTGCCGCGGCGCTCGTGCTGCCGGCGCCGGTGGCGGCCGTGCTGTCGACCGCGGCGTCGATCTATATCACCGGTGCCTTCCATGAAGACGGTTTCGCCGATACCTGCGATGGCCTGGGCGGCGGCCTCACGCGCGAGCGCGCACTCGAGATCATGAAAGACTCGCGCGTCGGCGCCTACGGCGCGATCGGCATCGTGTGCATGCTGGCGGCCAAACTGTCGGCGCTGGCCATGCTCCCGCCCCATACCGCCGTCGCCGCCCTGCTGCTCGCCCATCCCTTGTCGCGCCTGGCGGCGACGGCGCTGATCTGGAAGCTCGAATACGTGCGCGGCGAAGGCAAGGCCAAGCCGCTGGCCCACCAGATGACGAACGCCGAGTTCGCGATCGCCGCGCTCGGCGCCGGCCTGCCCGCGGCACTGCTGCTCGCCACCGGCTGGAGCGCACCGCTTGCCATCCTGGCCGCCATCGCCTCTGCGCTCGCCGCCGCGCTGTGGCTGGGACGCCTGTTCGTGCGCCGTCTCGGCGGCTACACCGGCGATTGCCTCGGCGCGGTGCAGCAGCTGGCCGAAGCGCTGATCTACGTGGCGATCCTGGCGGCCCTCGGCCACGGCGCCTGGCCAAACTGA